The following DNA comes from Hugenholtzia roseola DSM 9546.
TTATCAGTGCCTTACAGTTGCTCTTGGGGCTTTCGTTTTTGGTCGGCGTGCATGAACTCGGACACCTTTGGGCTGCAAAAGCCTTTGGTATTAGGGTAGAAACCTTTTCTATCGGCTTCCCTCCTAAGCTACTTAGTTTTAAAATAGGGGAAACCGAATACTGTCTAAGTGCCATTCCTTTGGGCGGCTATGTCAAGATTGCAGGTATGATAGACGAATCTTTGGATACCGAGCAACTCAAATCAGAACCGCAGGCGTGGGAATTTCGCAGCAAACCAGCTTGGCAGCGTCTTATCGTGATGCTGGGCGGTATTATTGTCAATGTTATCGTCGGCGTGGTGATTTTTATCATCTATACTTTCTCCTTTCCCGATTCTTACTATCCCATGCAGGAGGTCAATAAGCACGGCATCTACCCCAGCGAATTAGGCACAAGTTTAGGCTTTCAGAAAGGCGACAAAATACAGCGTGTCAATGGCAGAACGCTACAAAGTTTTAACGAACTTGCCAATCCTGCCACCATCTTAGAAGGCGGCAATATCGAAGTAGAACGCAATGGCACTATCGTTTCGCTTCCCATCACCGACGATTTTATCCGCCAATTTAGCACCAACAAAAGCGCACGTGGCTTCGTAAGCCCTCTTATGCCCTTTAAAGTAGGCGAGGTAATGCCCAAAAAACCTGCCGCCCTTGCAGGTCTGCAAGTAGGCGATAGCATTTTGAGCATCAACGAGCAAAATATCCGCTATTTCCAAGACCTGCAAACAGCGATTGCGGAAGGGAAAGGCAAAAAACTCACCATCAAAGCCCTGCGCCAAAATCAGGAAGTAGTAGTAGAAGCCGACCTTAGCAAGGATTCCCTTTTAGGGATTCGCCCCGAAATCAAACTCCAAACGCGCGAGGAATCCTATACCTTTGCCCAAGCCATGCAAGTGGGTTCGGTACGCGCCTTCGAGGTAGTATTTCTCCAATTAGCTGGCATGAAGCAAATTGTTTCTGGTACAATTCCTATGTCTGAATCAGTCGGGGGATTGATAAGTATCGGAAAATTCTATGGTGGAATCTGGAATTGGGAACGCTTTTGGTTTCTGACAGGCATGCTCTCTATGGTTTTAGCCTTTATGAACCTGCTTCCTATTCCTGCCTTAGACGGCGGACACGTCATGTTTTTGCTCTATGAAATGATTGCTGGAAAGCCTGCACCCGAAAAAGTGATGGAAATAGCACAAAGAGTGGGCATGGTCATTCTTATCGCGCTCATGGTCTTTGCCAACGGCATGGACATTTGGAAAGCCATTCGCGGCTGGATAGGTCTATAACCTACTATTTTACAATCTTCAAACCTTATTTTGATTTATTAGGGACAGAGCCATGCTTTGTCCCTTCTTTTGCCAATGATTTTTTAAACCTTTGACAGAGCGAAAAACTACAATTTATTTTTAAAACAACCTATGAAATATCTACTTCTTTTTCTTTTGGCTTTATCGCCTTCTTTTTTGCAGGCGCAAACAGACTCGCTGGCTATCCGCCACTGCATTTCCGAATTATTCGAGGGCATGCACCAAAGCGATACAAGTCGGATAAAGGCTTGCTTTTCGCCTCATTTTCGCTTAGTTTCAATTTTAGACCAAGATAAAGTACAAATCATTACGGATTTTGAAGCCTTCTTGCAGCCCTTTACCCAAATAGAGGCAGGTAGCATAGAAGAAAGAATCTTGGCTTGCCAAATTCAAATAGATGGCTATTTGGCTACCGTCTGGACTCCCTACCTATTTTTCTACAAAGAAAAATTGCTCCATTGTGGCGTTAATGCGTTCCAACTGCACAAGACCGAAGGGGGCTGGAAAATTCTCCACATCACCGATACAAGGCGCAAAGAAGGTTGCGAATAGTTTTCTAAACTACGACTTGTTTTCGACTTTTTTTATTATTTTTTGTCTTCTACTTTTTCTAAGGTTTCCGTTATTTTTTGCAACTGCACTTTTAGATGGTGCAGCTCTTCTAAGGATAAATTGAGATGAGAAACCAACCTTTGGGGCAAACAGTGTGCCTCTGCCTTCAAATCGCGCCCCTTTTGTGTGAGCAGCACTTCTACCTTTCGCTCATCTTCCACACATCGCCTGCGCTCTATCCACTGCGCTTGTTCCATGCGTTTGAGCAAGGGCGTTACGGTATTGGTTTCCAAAAATAGCGATTGAGCAATTTGCTGCACATAGCCTTTTTCCTTTTCCCATAAAAAAAGTAAGACCAAATACTGCGGATAGGTTAGCCCCCAAGCTTCGAGGTAAGGCTGATACAAGCGTGTTATCAGGCGTGAAGCCGCATACAAAGGAAAGCAAATTTGATTTTCTAATTTTAAAAGTGCGTCTGAATCCATTTTACATTCGATAAAAAAACTGACTCTGCTGGTGGAAAATTCCCAAGAGGCATTTGAAATCCATTACGTTAGGCGTTAGAAGGCAAAACCCCAAGCGTCTTAAACGGCTTAGGGTTTGAAAAGCTATTTTTTGGGTGCGATTTTATTTCGACTGGCTCTCTAAATAATGCGCCATTGCCAAGAGTTTTTCCTCGCTAAAAAAATCGCCCATGATTTGCAAACCAATGGCAAGCCCCTTTTCGTCTTTGCCCACAGGCACTGAAATAGCAGGGATACCCGCCACAGAAGCAGGAACGGTAAATAAGTCGGCTAAATAAATCTCTACGGTTTCGCCCTCATACTTTCCAATTTCAAAGGCAGTAGTAGGTGCGGTAGGGGAAAGGATAAAATCGTAAGTTTTGAAAAACTTTTTCATCTCTTCCTGAATCAGGCGGCGCACCTTTTGGGCTTTTGTAAAATAAGCATCATAATAGTCGGCACTCAATACAAACGTTCCCAACAAAATCCTACGTTTTACCTCGCGCCCGAAAGCCTCACTGCGCGAATTTTTGTATAGCCCTTCCAAATCTTCCACTTCTGGGCTACGGTAGCCATAGCGCACGCCATCATAGCGCGAAAGATTGGTGCTTGCCTCTGCCGTCATGAGCAAATAATAAATGGGCAGCGAATATTTGAGCAGGGGAAAGTCGATGACCTCTACTTCAAAACCTTGCGCCTTCAAACGCTCTATCTGCACTTGCATTGCCTTGCGTACCGCAGGTGCTAATCCTTCCCCTTCGAGGGTTTGGCGAAGGTAGGCGATTTTGGGCTTTTGGGTAAAATGCGCTTCGAGTGTCAATTTTTCAGCATACGCAGGCACAGGGCGGCTTGAAGAAGTGCTATCATAAGGGTCTTTGCCCGCCACTACTTCCATAACAAGGGCAGCGTCTTGGGCATTTTTAGCAAAAATACCAATCGTATCAAAAGAAGACGCACAAGCAATCAGACCATAACGCGAAAGGCGCGAATAAGTAGGTTTTAATCCTACCAAACCGCAAAACGCCGCAGGCTGACGCACCGAGCCACCTGTGTCTGTTCCCAACGAAATCCTGCACAAGTCTGCCTGTACTGCCACTGCCGAGCCGCCCGAAGAGCCACCGGGTACGCGGCTTGTGTCGTCGGCATTGCGTACTACACCGAAGGCGGAGTTTTCATTGCCCGACCCCATAGCAAATTCGTCGCAATTTTGTCTGCCTATGATAATCGCATCTTCCTCGATAAGCCTTTGCACCACTGTTCCCGTAAATTGTGCGACAAAGCCTTCTAAAATCTTGGAGGCAGCCGAAACCTGATGGTCTTGATAACAGAGGACATCTTTGATGCCAACGACTAAGCCTGCCAACTTGCCCGCCTTTCCTGCCTTTATCTTGGCATCTACCGCCTCTGCTTGCGCGAGGGCTTCTTGGGCATATACCTCCAAAAAGGCGTTGAGGGTTTGTGCTGCTTCTATGTTCTCTAAGTAGGCAGTTACGACGGCTCTACAGGTTGTGTCGCCCCTTTGCAAGGCGGCTTGTAAATCTATGAGCGTGGGGTGTGAAAGAATCGCGTTTTTTTCCATAGTGTATCGAAAAGCCTACCCTATCGGCACTGCCTTTTTTCCAGACAAAGTGGAAAGCGCAGGGCATAGGGCAGGAGATAAGTTCCTGCTATTGAGGGGACAAAATAGGGTTCGCCCTTAAAGGCGAAAAAGAGTAAAGAGAAAGGCGTTAGTTTTTTTTCTTTTCGTCCGTAACGCCGCCTTCTTCGATGCTATCGCGGATTTCTTTGGTGGCATCTTTAAATTCGCGTATGCCTCTGCCCAAGCCGCGTGCTAATTCGGGAATCCGCTTTGCACCAAAAAGCAATAAAATCACAAGGAGAATCACCATAATCTCCCAGCCGCCTAAGCTGCCGATAAAAGCAAACAAGAATGCAAACATGGCTTTCTTTTTTTGAGGTAAGATAAAGAATCGTATCGCAAAGGTAGTAAAAAAAATGCACTTGGCGTAAAAATCATAGAAATTGAGAAGGCAAAGAAGAAAGTCGGAAAAAGAAAAAATCCTGCTCAAAAGACAACCTTTAATCTACATAGCCCTGATAGTGCATCTGGGTCAGCACTTCGTTTTCGAATTGGAAGCTATAAAAAGTTTCGTCCAATTCATCTTCTACAATCAGTACCAAATTCGAAGCCGTAGGCGGCACTTGAAAGGCATAATATTGGAAAAAAAGGTTCTTCGACATGCCCATCATCAACTTCGGACAAAGTTGATATTGAGGCTGACTCACCATTGCCTTGACCAAAAAGACCTCATCAGGCAAGAGATAAAATTCATACTCTGCCGCAGGAAGCTCTATTCGTACCAAAGTATCGTAGAGTTCGGGCTGATGGGTATTTTCCAAAAAATGTTTGCTAATACGCGCTTCTGGTCGCTCTAAAAGTGCCAAATAGAAAGAATCTGTGTCTAAATTCGCGCTCAAATCAGCCGAAAGCGTTTCCAAATTTTGAGGCGAAATGCGCAAGGTATCATAACGCAACGAGGCAGACGAAGCTCCTGCATAGGTTTGTGCAGCGTTTTGCATCGTGTCTTGAAATTCAGTAGGATAGGGCTGTGGCGATTGGCTTTGAACTGTCTGAAAAAGCGAAATTCCGAAAAAAAACCATGCCATAACGGAAGATTTTATCGAAAACATACAAAGTGGGCTTAGGCGTAAGAGAGGTAGATAATTGTTGGTGATTTTTAGAAAACGGCAAGGAGCGGAGGCGTGTGTCAAATATTTTAAAAAGAGATACGCAAAAAATAAACTTACGTTGCAAAATTGTAGAAAAAAGCGAAAAAAAATCTTAGAATACTTTTAGAAAGCACTGCTTTTATGACATAGAAATACAGATATTAGTCTAAAAAATAACACATTATTGCTAAAAACCAAGCCTAAACACCAAAAGCCGTCTTTTTTCTACCCAAAACCGCTAAAACTGCCTTTTTTGTTCCCCCAAACAAACAAAGGTGAAAAGACAAATTTTTATCCTCGACTTTGTTTTTTAGAAAAAACGCCCTATCTTTGTATCGCATACGATATAATCGCTTGCAATAGAAAAAATTTGACAATACAAAAATTTGATAGAAAGTAAGCAAAACTGCCCTTTCTACGCCTACTTGTTTTATTATTTTTCAAAATTTCAAACCAACTCCCATGAGCGCACTCTATAAAGCCCAAGCCACAGCACAAGGCGGACGCAACGGAAAAGTAGTATCCTCCGACCAAGTATTAGCCTTAGAAGTTCGCATGCCCAAAGAATTAGGCGGCACAGGCGGTGCCTACACCAATCCTGAACAACTTTTCGCCGCAGGCTATGCTGCCTGCTTCGATAGTGCCTTAAATTTGGTAGCCCGTCAGCAAAAAATCGCCTTAGTAGGCACACAAGTAACGGCTACGGTAGGAATCGGCGCAGACCCACAAGGCGGTTTTATCATCTCTGCCAAGTTGGAAGTTGTCATTCCAGAAGTGGAGCGCGAAGTGGCAAAAGCCCTTTTAGAGGCAGCCCATGCCGTTTGCCCCTACTCGAAGGCTACACGTGGCAACATCGAGGTAGAAGTCGTATTGGCAGAGGAAGCCTAATAAAACGGCAAAAAATATTTTTTTTATAGGGACAAGGTACTGCCTTGTCCTATTTTTTTGAAACAAATTCCGCAATCCATTGCCCTTACTTACCCTCAATCAATAATGGGCATGCGCTCAAAAGGCTTATTTCTATCAAAAAGGTAGCGAAAAGTGAGATGCTCCTTGACAATTTTAGCCTCCAACGATTCACACATGCGCATCATTTTGGGGTTGAAATCGCCAATCCAATTAAATTCCATGTAGTTGTACGGGTGCGTTTCCTTCTGCGATTCCTGCCAATAGGCATAGCCCATGCCCAAATTGATGCCCTTATTTTGGTATTCAGGCACTACGCCAAAAATTACCCCAAAGGCTTTCTTACAACTTTTGGCTACCTTCTGGTGGTAGAGAAATTTTAGCTTGGCAAGTAGGTCGAATTTTCCGTTCAAGTATTTAAAAATTTGGTTCAATTCTGGTATCATAATATAAAAACCAATCGGATTTTTTTCATTATCATAGGCAAACCATATCAGTTTGGGGTCTATGATAGGTTTCATCTTTTTCATAATATTTGCCGCATCTTCTTGGCTCATTTCACCCACGCCTTTGTGTTTGACCCAACTTTTATTATAAACAGTGCGCAAATCTTGGGCTGCCTGTGCCAAATTTGATTTTTCTATATGTTTAAATTCAAAATCAGGATTGTTATAGACGCGCAAAGCCACTTTTTCTAAGCGTTCGTTCATGCCTACTTTCGAGCTTCTACCGTAGGTAAATTGGCGGAAATAGGTTTGAAAGCCGTAGTTTTCAAATAATTTTTGATAATAGGGCGCGTTGTAGGGCATTTTGTAATTAGGCTCTAAATCAAAACCTTCCACCAAAACGCCCCACCATTCATTGCGCTCTCCAAAATTGACCGAGCCGTCCATTGCCGTCGCGCCTTGCGCCAAAAGCCACGTGCGTGCTGCCTCGAAGAGTGTGTTAGCGGCTTGCTGGTCATCTATGCAATCGAAAAATCCCAAGCCTCCTACTTTTTCTTGCTCTTCTTTTTCAAAAGTTTTAGGATTGATAAAAGCAGCAACTTTTCCTATTGTTTTTCCTTGTGCGTCTTGTAATATCCAGCGAATGGCTTTTCCTCCTTTTTCAAAAAGCGGATTCTGTTTGGCATCAAAAACAGCCTCTATGTCTTTGTCCAGAGGGCGAATCCAGACGGGGAGATGTCCGTAGAGTTGTTGGGGCAGCTCACGAAAGGCTTTTTTATGGGTAGGAAGCGTTACTTCTATCAAATTCATGGTCGAGGGGGTTGGCAGAAAGTCAGATTTTAAAAGCAAAGTCCAAATTTCGAGAACCTGCACAACTTTTCCAAATTTTGATGACTTTGTTTCGCTGCATATAGACCAAGCAAAACGGCAATGCGTTAGGGCAGTAATGTTAAGTTCTGCAAAAAGCCTTGTTTTGTCAAATTTGAAACGAAATAAAATTTGGTTTAAACCCTTTTTTTAGGTCTGAAAATCCTTTTTTATTTCAACCTCACTGCGGACAAGGCAATGCCTTGTCCCTACATTTGAACCTAATATTTAGAATTGAAGCCCACTGCGCCTTAGGGTTCTAAATCGGCAGGGCGATTGAATAGTTTTTGATAGGCTTCTTTTTTCAAATAAAATCTCAAATCTTTATAGGGAAGATAGATAGGAAAAAAGCGATTTTGCTCACGACTATACAACATCAGGCGCAAATTAGTAGGCAAAAAATTGTAATTATTAAACAAAGTAAGGCTATCATAAGGAGCTAAAACGGTTTTCTGCCGCTGCTCCTCCACTTCCACATGCCTTTTAGAACGCAAACGGACACGCGCTTCAAAACTTTCTTGGTGAAAGAGGTCTTCTAAATGAAGCAATTTTCTATCTTTCAAACTGTAATTAAAGGCAAAATATTCTGTCCGCTTTTTGCCCTGTCGTAGGTAGAAAAAGAGGCTGATAAAGTTTTCGTTGGCGAAAAAGAGGTGGTAGTCTATTGAAATTTGACAATCGCCATAGGATTTCCAAAACGCCTTTTCTGCCAAAAATTCCTGCTGCCATTGGGCTACTTGTTTTGCAATAAGAGAATCATTAAAATTTTGAAGCAAAAGCGAATCTTCTATACCTGTTAGATAAGGATATTGGATACAAAGTTGGGTCTGGTCGGGCAAGCGAAATAACTCCACGTGATTTTCTAATCGAAAGGGCAAAAGTTCTTCCTGCCACTCAAAAGCCAAAATGCGGCTGCTATCCTCTATTGCCTGCCACTTTCCTTTGAAATTGTACTCATAATCGGTTTCGCCTCTAAAAAGCCCTGAAACGCGCTCGGCATCTACGGCGGCTCTTTCCTGCAAATGCCATTCTAAGAGAGAATCGCGCCGCTGAAAATTCCTATCTAAGGCGTTTTCCAAGTACAAATCGCGCCAAAATTTTTCGTAAAAATACACGCCCTTCATAAAAAAAGGCTGCCTTTCCTGCTCACTTAGGCAAATATAGGCGCGTGTAGCGTAGTCGGGTTCTATTTTGCCTTGTAGCGCAATCCATTCGCCCTGCTCTTTTCCTACCAAAATGCGCTCTCCGCTTTCGAGCCAAACTTCAAACTTATCGAAGTCGGCGGTAAAAAGGGAATCGGATTTGGCTAATAACTTAGTTTTTCCTGCCACTTCTTGCCAAATTGCCGTTTGGTGTGGTATTTCACTTTGAGGCAAATATTTCAAAATTTGCTGATGGGGAGGCGTTCCCAAATAAAAGAAAATTTCTTCGGTTTCGGTATTGCGCTCAATCTTTTGCAAACTCAACTGGCTGTATTCCAAGCCACTACGCCAAGTCATTTCCCAAAAATGAGCAGACGCTGTCGCCTTCGAAGTAGTAACGGGGTGAAAAAAAAGTTGGGTCGTCTGCCCTTCATAAGGCTCAAAAAGATACCAATTTGGGGGATTGCCTTTCTTTTGCAGCAGTTTCCAATGTTTTGGAAATTGACTAAAAAAAGCCGTCATTTCAGCAGGACTTTCATGCGTTTCTATATGATTCTGACACGCCGAAAACAAAAAGAGAAGCAGCCAAACCAAATGCTTACCCAAAAGCTTAGGGGGCAGAAGATACGCAAAAGCCCTTTGCAGGATTTTAAAAAAATAACACAAATATTGATAGAAAGGTAAAGATAGCATCATCGTCTGTTTAGTCTTAGGGAGTCTTTTTTTTGCCAAAAATGCCCTTTTTAAAAATCATAAAGGCAATTTAGCAAAATTTTATTTGGTTTAGCCTGTTTTTGAAGCCTTTTTAGACTAAGATAAAAGTGATTGTAGGTTTAGAACAGACTTAGGGCTGCCCTTGTTGGAAATTGAAGTAAAAAACAAAGGCGGTACAGCCGTAACTACTAAACGTCTGTATCGCCTTTGCTATTATAGATTTCATTTTTTTGTGCCAAAATTAAGAAGCAGGGTTGCTTTTTTTGTTTCAATCTCACTGCGGACAAGGCAGTGCCTTGTCCCTACAAGTGAAATGATTTTGTAACATTTCATTTGCCACTATTTGCCCTTATTTGCCTGCGCTTTTAGCTGGGCATCTACAACGGCAATGGTAATCATATTGACAATTTCGCGCACCGAACTTCCTAATTGTAGGATATGCACCGACTTTTTCATACCCAACAAAATGGGACCAATGGCTTCTGCACCGCCCAATTCCTGAATCAGTTTGTAGGCGATATTCCCTGCCGAAAGGTTAGGGAAAATAAGTACGTTGGGTTCGCCTTTTGCCAAATCTGAAAAAGGATAGTTTTCTTTGATAATATTCGGATTGAAGGCGATATTTGCCTGAATTTCGCCGTCGGCAATAATTTCGGGGTACTTTTCTTTCATTATCTCTACGGCGCGTCTGACCAAACGCGGTTCGGTATCGTCGGACGAGCCAAAATTAGAATAGGAAAGGAAAGCAATGCGCGGCTCTACGCCAAACTGCTTGACGGTGGCAGCACTCATGGAGGCAATTCCTACCAAATCTTCCGAAGTAGGACTTGGAATCATGGTCGTATCGGAAAAGAAAATGGGTCCTCTTTGGGTGAGCATCAGATACATACCCGCCACTTTGCGCCCGTCTTTGTATGTGCCTACAATCTCTAAGGCAGGGCGAATGGTATCGGCATATTTGCGCGTAAGCCCCGAAATAAAGACATCGGCTTCCCCCATTTCGAGCATCATAGCACCAAAATAATTTCGCTCACGCATAATTTTGAGAGCCTCATGACGATTGTAGCCTCTGCGCTGCCTCTTTTCAAAAAACTGTTCGGCATACTGCTCGTGCTTTTCGGCAAATTCGTCGCTGCGTGGGTCTATGATAAGTGCATCTTTGAGGTCTAAATGGTTTTCTTCTATGAGTGCCAAGATTTTCTTCTTATCACCCAAAAGAATAGGAATCGCAATTCCTTCGTCATGCGCAATTTGTGCGGCAGTGAGGACTTTGGCGTTGTCGGCTTCGGCAAAAACGACGCGCTGCGGAGCTTGTTTGGCAATGGTATTGAGGCGGCGAATGATGCTTTGGTCGCGCCCCATGCGCTCTACAAGAGCAGTTTCATAGGCTTGCCAATCGGTAATGGGGTATCGTGCTACGCCCGTTTCGATGGCGGCTTGTGCCACAGCAGGCGCAACGGTGGTAAGCAGGCGCGGGTCTAAGGGTTTGGGTATGATGTAATCTCTGCCAAACGCCATATTTTGCTGGTTGTATGCCAATTTGACCACGTCGGGAACGTTCTCTTTGGCTAATTTGGCTAAGGCATGAACGGCAGCCAATTTCATCTGTTCGTTGATTTCGGTAGCGCGTACATCTAACGCGCCGCGAAAGATAAAGGGAAAGCCCAAAACGTTATTGACTTGGTTGGGATAGTCGGAACGCCCTGTGGCGAAAATCAGGTCTTGGCGCGTCGCTATTGCCAAATCATAGGCAATTTCGGGGTCTGGATTGGCAAGGGCAAAGACAATCGGATTGTCGTTCATGGAGGCAAGCATCTCTGCCGTCATGACGTTGGAAGTAGAAAGCCCCAAGAAAATATCCGCACCTTTGATGGCATCATCGAGTTTGTGCAAATCTCTATCGGTGGCGAAAAAGGCTTTCGAGGCATCTAAATTGCCCCTATCGCTTCGGATTACGCCTTTGCTATCACAGACGACGATATTTTTTTTCTGCACGCCCAAATCCATAAAAATCTTGATGCAAGAGATAGCAGAAGCACCCGCACCCGACACAACCACAACGACATCTTGCGCCCTTTTTTCTACCAATTCGAGGGCATTGAGCAGGGCTGCGCCTGTGATAATTGCCGTCCCATGCTGGTCGTCGTGCATGATGGGGATTTTGAGTTCTTTCTTCAACCGTTGTTCTATCTCAAAACATTCGGGAGCTTTGATGTCCTCTAAATTGATGCCACCAAAAGTAGGCTCTAAGGCTTTGACAACGGAAATAAAATGTTCTACGTTGTCGGTCTTGACTTCCAAATCGAAAACGTCAATCCCTGCAAAGATTTTAAACAAAATCCCCTTGCCTTCCATCACAGGTTTGGAGGCTTCAGGTCCTAAGTTGCCTAAGCCCAAGACGGCAGTTCCATCAGAGATAACGGCAACCAAATTTCCTTTGGCAGTGTATTTATAGACATTTTCAATATCGGCGTGAATTTCTTTGCAAGGCTCGGCTACGCCGGGCGAATATGCCAACGCCAAATCGCGCTGTGTCTTGGTGGCTTTGGTTGGGATAACTTCAATTTTACCGGGTTTGCCTTCGAAGTGATAGCGCAAGGCATCTTCTTTTCTAATTTTTGCCATGTGTGTGGTGTGCTGTTTGAGAAGTGTTGATGGAAATATAGGGTTAAGTTGGCAAAAGTTTCGTTCTCTTGCAAATAAAAAGGTAAGAAATTTACAATTTGTTCAAGCCAACAGGAATCAGGAACAAGAATCAGAAGCGGGAATCAGGAACAGGCATCAAAAAGGCGAAGGTCTGTCATGCTGCCTTCGCCTCTGCCGTTGTTTTCAAGACTAATATCCCAAATTAGGTCTAATTAGGGTCTAATTGGGGTCTAATTTTCAAATTCTATCAGCACCGCGCCCTTTTCCACATTTTGGCGTTTCTCAACCTTAATGGCTTTGATAGTCGCTTTTATGGGGGCTTTCAGGGCATTTTCCATCTTCATGGCTTCCAAAATAAGCAGCGGCTCGCCCTTTTCTATGGTATCGCCTTCTTTGACCAAAATATCTACCACTAAACCGGGCATAGGGGCTTTGAGGTGGCTCACCGCTTGGGTGTTTTGGCTTTGAATCCCCATCTTTTTGAGCAACAAGTCCATTTCTGTCGCAATTTCTACCGATAAAGGCTTTCCATTGATAAGCAGTTGTGCCGTCTTTTCGAGGCGATTGAGGGCGCGAACTTCGATGCGATAAGATTGGGTAGCTGCCAAGATGTGAAAATGTTGCGCATCGAGGCGTTGGACATCGGCTTGAAAGGGACTGCCATTGATAAAAAGTTGGTCGGCTTTGCGTTCAAGGGCGTAGGTCTGGTCTGCAATTTTTACTTCAAACATAAAAGGAAATTCTGATTAGAGGGCAAGGCTACTATGGAAACTCAAAAGACAAAGATGCGTTAAATTTTTCAAAATAAAAAATACAACACTTCGCCGCAAAGTGAGTTTTTGAAAATGTTTGATAGCTTTGCAAAGGTGAAAGGCTGTGTTATCAA
Coding sequences within:
- the rseP gene encoding RIP metalloprotease RseP, encoding MEILISALQLLLGLSFLVGVHELGHLWAAKAFGIRVETFSIGFPPKLLSFKIGETEYCLSAIPLGGYVKIAGMIDESLDTEQLKSEPQAWEFRSKPAWQRLIVMLGGIIVNVIVGVVIFIIYTFSFPDSYYPMQEVNKHGIYPSELGTSLGFQKGDKIQRVNGRTLQSFNELANPATILEGGNIEVERNGTIVSLPITDDFIRQFSTNKSARGFVSPLMPFKVGEVMPKKPAALAGLQVGDSILSINEQNIRYFQDLQTAIAEGKGKKLTIKALRQNQEVVVEADLSKDSLLGIRPEIKLQTREESYTFAQAMQVGSVRAFEVVFLQLAGMKQIVSGTIPMSESVGGLISIGKFYGGIWNWERFWFLTGMLSMVLAFMNLLPIPALDGGHVMFLLYEMIAGKPAPEKVMEIAQRVGMVILIALMVFANGMDIWKAIRGWIGL
- a CDS encoding nuclear transport factor 2 family protein; its protein translation is MKYLLLFLLALSPSFLQAQTDSLAIRHCISELFEGMHQSDTSRIKACFSPHFRLVSILDQDKVQIITDFEAFLQPFTQIEAGSIEERILACQIQIDGYLATVWTPYLFFYKEKLLHCGVNAFQLHKTEGGWKILHITDTRRKEGCE
- a CDS encoding MarR family winged helix-turn-helix transcriptional regulator, with the protein product MDSDALLKLENQICFPLYAASRLITRLYQPYLEAWGLTYPQYLVLLFLWEKEKGYVQQIAQSLFLETNTVTPLLKRMEQAQWIERRRCVEDERKVEVLLTQKGRDLKAEAHCLPQRLVSHLNLSLEELHHLKVQLQKITETLEKVEDKK
- the gatA gene encoding Asp-tRNA(Asn)/Glu-tRNA(Gln) amidotransferase subunit GatA: MEKNAILSHPTLIDLQAALQRGDTTCRAVVTAYLENIEAAQTLNAFLEVYAQEALAQAEAVDAKIKAGKAGKLAGLVVGIKDVLCYQDHQVSAASKILEGFVAQFTGTVVQRLIEEDAIIIGRQNCDEFAMGSGNENSAFGVVRNADDTSRVPGGSSGGSAVAVQADLCRISLGTDTGGSVRQPAAFCGLVGLKPTYSRLSRYGLIACASSFDTIGIFAKNAQDAALVMEVVAGKDPYDSTSSSRPVPAYAEKLTLEAHFTQKPKIAYLRQTLEGEGLAPAVRKAMQVQIERLKAQGFEVEVIDFPLLKYSLPIYYLLMTAEASTNLSRYDGVRYGYRSPEVEDLEGLYKNSRSEAFGREVKRRILLGTFVLSADYYDAYFTKAQKVRRLIQEEMKKFFKTYDFILSPTAPTTAFEIGKYEGETVEIYLADLFTVPASVAGIPAISVPVGKDEKGLAIGLQIMGDFFSEEKLLAMAHYLESQSK
- a CDS encoding Sec-independent protein translocase subunit TatA/TatB, coding for MFAFLFAFIGSLGGWEIMVILLVILLLFGAKRIPELARGLGRGIREFKDATKEIRDSIEEGGVTDEKKKN
- a CDS encoding organic hydroperoxide resistance protein → MSALYKAQATAQGGRNGKVVSSDQVLALEVRMPKELGGTGGAYTNPEQLFAAGYAACFDSALNLVARQQKIALVGTQVTATVGIGADPQGGFIISAKLEVVIPEVEREVAKALLEAAHAVCPYSKATRGNIEVEVVLAEEA
- a CDS encoding NADP-dependent malic enzyme, which gives rise to MAKIRKEDALRYHFEGKPGKIEVIPTKATKTQRDLALAYSPGVAEPCKEIHADIENVYKYTAKGNLVAVISDGTAVLGLGNLGPEASKPVMEGKGILFKIFAGIDVFDLEVKTDNVEHFISVVKALEPTFGGINLEDIKAPECFEIEQRLKKELKIPIMHDDQHGTAIITGAALLNALELVEKRAQDVVVVVSGAGASAISCIKIFMDLGVQKKNIVVCDSKGVIRSDRGNLDASKAFFATDRDLHKLDDAIKGADIFLGLSTSNVMTAEMLASMNDNPIVFALANPDPEIAYDLAIATRQDLIFATGRSDYPNQVNNVLGFPFIFRGALDVRATEINEQMKLAAVHALAKLAKENVPDVVKLAYNQQNMAFGRDYIIPKPLDPRLLTTVAPAVAQAAIETGVARYPITDWQAYETALVERMGRDQSIIRRLNTIAKQAPQRVVFAEADNAKVLTAAQIAHDEGIAIPILLGDKKKILALIEENHLDLKDALIIDPRSDEFAEKHEQYAEQFFEKRQRRGYNRHEALKIMRERNYFGAMMLEMGEADVFISGLTRKYADTIRPALEIVGTYKDGRKVAGMYLMLTQRGPIFFSDTTMIPSPTSEDLVGIASMSAATVKQFGVEPRIAFLSYSNFGSSDDTEPRLVRRAVEIMKEKYPEIIADGEIQANIAFNPNIIKENYPFSDLAKGEPNVLIFPNLSAGNIAYKLIQELGGAEAIGPILLGMKKSVHILQLGSSVREIVNMITIAVVDAQLKAQANKGK
- a CDS encoding biotin/lipoyl-containing protein, with the translated sequence MFEVKIADQTYALERKADQLFINGSPFQADVQRLDAQHFHILAATQSYRIEVRALNRLEKTAQLLINGKPLSVEIATEMDLLLKKMGIQSQNTQAVSHLKAPMPGLVVDILVKEGDTIEKGEPLLILEAMKMENALKAPIKATIKAIKVEKRQNVEKGAVLIEFEN